The Triticum urartu cultivar G1812 chromosome 6, Tu2.1, whole genome shotgun sequence genome includes the window ATGTAGGTCTTGGAGCAGTATGGAATACTGCAAAGGTTGAAGCAGGTTCAGTTGTTGCTGTTTTTGGGCTTGGCACAGTTGGACTTGCAGTAAGTAAAATATATCTGGATATACTTATATACCTGAGTGTGTAAACTAAGCTTTGACACCTGAACTTCCAATTTAGGTTGCTGAGGGGGCAAAATCAGCTGGTGCTTCTCGGATTATTGGCATTGACATTGATGCCAAGAAGTTTGATGTTGGTATGATTATAGTTTCTGTCCTTTCCTTCATTGTAAATTCCGCCCCCTGAAGGCTTAGAAACTACTAATAGTATCGTAATTTTCCTCTTAAGCTGCATGCTTTTTTGTTCAATTGCTGAAAGAGAGTAATTCACATTCGTGTCTCTGCTATAAGACCAAAGTTTCTTGTGCTGTGCATGCTGTTTGTGGAAGCCTTTTTAAAACTTCTGCTTGCTTTGAATAGAAACTGAAACTGTTCTTCTGCGACTAGTGTGGCGAACGGAAATCTTTAATATAGTTGTTGCTTGGGTTAAATCCCATATATAATATCTAGAATTCAGTTAATATAAACCAGAAGTTTCCTAGACTTTTTTATGCCGCACAGGGCTCCTTAACGAATAACACTGGCTTCTAGGCTCATTCAGATCTATATACCATGAGTCTACTTTTGTTCTCTCGTGGTAGTATGCTAGTATGTATTACAAATGTATCCTTGCAAACTTGATGTGCTGTACTTGTTAAATATTGATCACAATATTACTGGATCAGATTGCAAACTGGATGCTACTTGTTAATATTTAGCAATGAAGTTTCTATTTGTAATTCTATCTTCTTTACTTGCTGTTTGCAGCTAAGAACTTTGGAGTCACAGAGTTTGTGAACCCAAAAGACCATGACAAACCAATCCAGCAGGTCCTAGTTGACCTTACAGATGGTGGTGTGGATTACAGTTTTGAGTGCATCGGAAATGTTTCTATCATGAGGGCTGCACTCGAATGCTGCCACAAGGTAAGCTGGAGTTGCAGCTTATGTATATGGCATGTTCATGAACTTCGTGGACTCATCTCACATATTATTCACAACTCTTCGTAGGATACCTTACCTAGGCCAGTTTAGAGTCCTGACTTAAGCTATCATCAAATATCTGTTTCTAAATAAATGAAAGATGTTTGAGCCAAAAGGGAAAAGAGTTTAAATGTGTTGTAATATGTTATATACCTGTTTTTATATGGAAATATGTTTCTTACTGTTTCAAAATTCTCTCTTACAGATCCCTTTCATGATTTTCAGCACCCCAAAGTACAATATCTTGCCTTGACTGATTTTTGTTCTTAACTGTAGGGCTGGGGTACCTCCGTTGTCGTTGGTGTAGCTGCATCTGGCCAGGAGATTGCCACACGGCCATTCCAGCTTGTCACTGGCCGTGTCTGGAAGGGAACAGCTTTTGGTGGCTTCAAGAGTCGGAGCCAGGTTCCATGGCTCGTCGAGAAGTACATGAACAAGGTATCAATCATGCTCTCTCGGACAGAAATAATCCGCAAGCTAAGAGGAGTTTTTCCAACTGAAACAAAACCTGACCACATATCATTCACATCCACAGGAAATCAAGGTGGACGAGTACATCACCCACAACATGAACCTTACCGATATCAACAAGGCGTTCGACCTGCTGCACGAAGGCGGCTGCCTGCGGTGCGTGCTGGCCATGGAGCACTGAGGATCCTGCTATGTGTCTCGCCCTGCCTCGAAGCGGAGCGGTTTGTGTCGTGTGAAGTTGTAATGCAGATCTATCCTCCGCCCTGGGACTATAGAACTCGTTTGGCCTAGAAACTCTTGAACACGAACCGCTGCTATAATAATATGTTGTGTTGGATGGTTGCCTCTGGTTGGGGTCATTACTGCTAGTGTGTTTTACTTGTTGACTCCACAAATATGTGCTgcatgtcgggggtttggtgcgacatatgccaaaggatggcttatcatggtgggggcaagtagaacgtcgtcggtgcctggaaacaagatgaggtgaagacatgcacgccggcgaatcttacccagcttcgagGCTCTCCGAGAAGATAATACCCTTACTGCTGCTTTGCGGGGTCttcgcatgatcactatggccgaGTGTTTACACGTTTGCTTCTTGAGCTGTTTtttggaggtaggagagggcaaggctagctctctcccttctatatgatctggtctagaacTAATGGGtttcaaccctttgcatgggtgccttgggggtttatataggcctacccccaggggtacaatagTAATTCGGCTGGTCActggcccagccgtcagtgcctctggcctTCGTCTTCTCTaccgaccgctggggcccgccgactgaaGGGCCCCGCCggctggtctggtacggagccgacaggccgcgtccgccgcggacgggtcttgccggctgctgattactgtagccgtgcttttGATGACGCaggcttgatcatgaggtcgtggcaacagccccgccgcctggcgggcgatcactgttgccactccccatcacatcttgattaatggcgcgtgggccccgagggagggctcggccgacctCCCTGgaccgactcccgacgggtccgactggtggttctcctgccgtccccgaggtctcactgactggtggggcctgctacctctaggccgtacagacaagccgtcgtgggtgcaggattcggccctgtgatgctgatgtcagggccggcatggcaacagtgccacgccgcacggagatcttccggggtacggcgtgctgtggccatgcctgcccttggtaaggggcgggggtgggcttcgctgtagccacgcccatgccccgtcccctttgataaagtcatggggtttgttggagtcgcaggccgactccccgaagccggcttctctggaagtcggcTCTCcttgaagtcgtccctgggactcggccgtgagtggtCAGTCGGCCATCTTGCCGTTGACTTCTTGAAGGCGGTTCCTCGTCCTGGgatct containing:
- the LOC125515412 gene encoding alcohol dehydrogenase class-3, with amino-acid sequence MASSTQGQVITCKAAVAYEANKPLVVEDVQVAPPQAGEVRIKILSTALCHTDYYTWSGKDPEGLFPCILGHEAAGIVESVGEGVTDVQPGDHVIPCYQAECKNCKMCNSGKTNLCGKVRGATGVGVMMSDRKSRFSVNGKPIYHFMGTSTFSQYTVVHDVSVAKINPQAPLDKVCLLGCGVSTGLGAVWNTAKVEAGSVVAVFGLGTVGLAVAEGAKSAGASRIIGIDIDAKKFDVAKNFGVTEFVNPKDHDKPIQQVLVDLTDGGVDYSFECIGNVSIMRAALECCHKGWGTSVVVGVAASGQEIATRPFQLVTGRVWKGTAFGGFKSRSQVPWLVEKYMNKEIKVDEYITHNMNLTDINKAFDLLHEGGCLRCVLAMEH